Proteins from a single region of Candidatus Micrarchaeum acidiphilum ARMAN-2:
- a CDS encoding HhH-GPD family protein encodes MRERGSKGDNKKDKLRRNKDLNKQTYMPAKADSMRYDIPALYKILLRHFGFRSWWPGETQFEIIAGAILTQQTSWSNVEKAITNLKSHGALDPAKIASMPEERLQKLIRSSGFYRQKAKRLKAVSKHIISSSGSVKAFLSKDKAALRKELLSMDGIGPETADSVLLYAAGKRIFVVDAYTKRIMSRLYGTNPKIGYDELQSHFHAELPKSVSIYKDMHAQLVELGKNYCKTKPECSPCPLKGGCKYYKANIA; translated from the coding sequence ATGCGAGAACGAGGATCCAAGGGAGATAATAAAAAAGATAAACTCCGGAGAAATAAAGATCTGAACAAGCAAACATACATGCCAGCAAAAGCAGATTCAATGCGATACGACATCCCAGCGCTCTACAAGATCCTGCTGCGGCACTTCGGATTTAGAAGCTGGTGGCCTGGAGAGACGCAGTTTGAAATAATCGCAGGCGCAATACTTACGCAGCAAACTTCCTGGAGCAACGTCGAGAAGGCTATAACGAACCTCAAATCGCACGGAGCCTTGGACCCCGCAAAGATTGCCTCGATGCCTGAAGAAAGGCTCCAAAAGCTGATAAGGTCAAGCGGCTTCTACCGGCAAAAAGCAAAAAGGCTCAAGGCGGTATCAAAGCACATAATTTCAAGCAGCGGCAGCGTCAAGGCATTCCTTTCCAAGGACAAAGCGGCACTTCGCAAGGAACTACTGTCAATGGATGGCATAGGCCCTGAAACCGCAGATTCCGTACTGCTATACGCTGCTGGAAAGCGCATTTTTGTAGTTGACGCATACACAAAAAGGATAATGTCAAGGCTTTATGGAACCAACCCAAAAATCGGGTATGACGAGCTGCAGTCCCATTTCCATGCAGAGCTTCCGAAATCTGTGAGCATATACAAGGACATGCATGCCCAGCTGGTCGAACTAGGCAAAAACTACTGCAAGACAAAGCCCGAGTGCAGCCCATGCCCGCTCAAGGGCGGATGCAAGTACTACAAAGCTAATATTGCCTAG
- a CDS encoding ribosomal protein L11 — protein MANITISGLIEGGKATAGPPFGPALGPLGVNIGAIIAEINKNTAQYAGIKIPVKVIVDPSTKTYKVEVGSPPTSALILKELGAQAGAKTKEEVIGNLTLEQLKKITKSKEAAVYGGTFAEKAKQVLGTCKSMGVKCENEDPREIIKKINSGEIKI, from the coding sequence ATGGCAAACATTACAATATCTGGACTCATAGAAGGCGGCAAAGCAACTGCAGGACCGCCTTTCGGCCCGGCGCTGGGGCCGCTTGGAGTGAACATCGGCGCCATAATAGCCGAAATAAATAAAAACACTGCGCAATACGCAGGCATAAAGATACCTGTCAAGGTGATAGTGGATCCTTCTACAAAGACCTACAAGGTCGAAGTGGGATCCCCGCCAACTAGCGCCCTAATACTCAAAGAGCTTGGCGCCCAAGCCGGGGCCAAGACAAAGGAAGAGGTAATAGGCAACCTTACCCTGGAGCAGCTCAAGAAGATAACGAAGTCAAAGGAAGCTGCGGTATACGGCGGCACGTTCGCAGAGAAGGCAAAGCAGGTGCTTGGCACGTGCAAGAGCATGGGTGTAAAATGCGAGAACGAGGATCCAAGGGAGATAATAAAAAAGATAAACTCCGGAGAAATAAAGATCTGA
- a CDS encoding NusG antitermination factor — MYFVVKVTSGQENIAANILQSKLSKGDAPIYSIIVIEGLRGYIIVEAQDELACRNFITKERSIKGIIPKPMDPADVEKLIATKSTAQDISRNDIVEFTSGPFKGYKAKVLKVDELKSDITVELMDVVVPIPITTKMNTAKIIQRANAEGS; from the coding sequence ATGTATTTCGTGGTAAAAGTAACTTCCGGCCAGGAGAACATAGCGGCCAACATACTGCAGAGCAAGCTTTCGAAGGGAGATGCGCCGATATATTCTATAATAGTGATCGAGGGCCTGCGCGGCTACATAATAGTCGAGGCGCAGGACGAGCTTGCATGCAGGAACTTCATAACAAAGGAAAGGAGCATAAAGGGCATAATACCGAAGCCGATGGATCCGGCAGATGTAGAAAAGCTAATAGCGACTAAATCCACAGCACAGGACATAAGCAGAAACGACATAGTGGAATTCACGTCTGGGCCGTTCAAAGGCTATAAGGCAAAGGTGCTGAAAGTTGACGAGCTGAAAAGCGACATAACCGTAGAGCTGATGGACGTGGTTGTTCCAATACCTATAACCACAAAAATGAATACTGCAAAGATAATACAGAGGGCAAACGCGGAAGGAAGTTGA
- a CDS encoding peptidase M48 Ste24p: MQIRGVSATNDLDLTFRMYITLILSFAIGFGIIYAVMFYMGADTYIILLVALAYFIIQWYVSPKILAAASKLHYITGNEYPQIQQFVKSAADSAKVPVPRIAIAPAKDPNAFVFGRTRRSATLVIHEGLLARLNSDELKAVIEHEIGHLRHNDVIIMTMVAFIPMLAFIIAQNILWAGMFNDSRNSSSYIMLLGVVAFIVYFVAEMLMLSLSRARESYADSYSASATKKPGDLASALLKITASGAAAPASSNNSTVARSLYIVDFFNVEKDIKDLKTHINEIKELVPDIDINRLVSEARKNRGGPLNALNSMFATHPPTYKRIVDLARIKKDL; encoded by the coding sequence TTGCAGATACGGGGTGTTAGTGCGACCAATGATTTGGACCTTACATTTAGGATGTATATTACCCTAATACTGTCATTCGCCATCGGCTTCGGAATAATCTACGCGGTAATGTTCTACATGGGCGCAGATACCTACATTATACTGCTTGTGGCGCTTGCCTACTTCATCATACAGTGGTACGTGTCTCCGAAGATACTCGCAGCGGCATCAAAGCTGCACTATATAACTGGCAACGAATACCCGCAAATACAGCAGTTTGTCAAGAGCGCCGCAGACTCTGCAAAGGTTCCGGTGCCAAGAATAGCAATAGCCCCTGCAAAGGATCCCAATGCATTCGTTTTCGGCAGGACAAGGCGCAGCGCAACGCTTGTAATTCATGAAGGGCTGCTTGCAAGGCTCAACTCTGACGAACTCAAGGCAGTGATAGAGCACGAGATCGGGCACCTCAGACACAATGACGTAATAATAATGACCATGGTCGCCTTCATACCCATGCTGGCATTCATAATAGCGCAGAACATACTCTGGGCCGGAATGTTCAACGACTCTAGGAACAGCAGCTCCTACATAATGCTCCTTGGCGTAGTTGCATTCATAGTGTACTTTGTCGCAGAGATGCTTATGCTGTCTCTTTCCAGGGCCAGAGAGAGTTATGCAGACAGCTATTCGGCAAGCGCCACAAAAAAGCCCGGCGACTTGGCTTCCGCTCTGCTAAAGATAACTGCCAGCGGCGCCGCAGCGCCTGCCTCATCGAATAACTCCACGGTTGCAAGATCGCTCTACATAGTTGACTTTTTTAATGTGGAAAAGGACATAAAGGACTTGAAGACCCATATTAACGAGATAAAGGAGCTGGTACCTGACATAGACATAAACAGGCTGGTAAGCGAAGCCAGGAAAAACAGGGGCGGTCCGCTGAATGCACTGAACTCAATGTTTGCAACTCATCCACCCACGTACAAGAGGATAGTTGACTTAGCGCGGATAAAGAAGGATCTGTAG
- a CDS encoding 4Fe-4S ferredoxin iron-sulfur binding domain protein — MKVYVEKPKCTGCQHCKDVCPVSVFELRDRTKQDEVNADVAPPEMQWKGQSDPAVVQKWGQVQDGHKHFADTNDGTSGGISVAVNGSACILCQACLIQCEGECIVIDDEAGNTYHSIYQ; from the coding sequence ATGAAAGTATACGTTGAAAAACCAAAATGCACCGGGTGCCAGCACTGCAAGGACGTCTGCCCCGTGAGTGTATTCGAGCTCAGGGACAGGACGAAGCAGGACGAGGTAAACGCCGACGTGGCACCTCCAGAAATGCAGTGGAAGGGGCAAAGCGACCCGGCGGTGGTGCAAAAGTGGGGCCAGGTGCAGGACGGTCACAAGCATTTTGCCGACACAAACGACGGCACAAGCGGCGGGATATCCGTCGCGGTAAACGGCTCAGCATGCATCCTATGCCAAGCCTGCCTCATACAGTGCGAAGGCGAATGCATAGTAATAGACGACGAGGCTGGAAACACCTACCATTCAATATACCAATGA